Proteins encoded in a region of the Polyangiaceae bacterium genome:
- a CDS encoding dynamin family protein: protein MFNDFQEQKRVGLEHLVALTTLAREVGAESLAQRVQSDVVDKLEQGRFHLVVVGEFNHGKTTFVNALLGDAVLPVGVTPTTALIHHIVWGDERSARRVGSGGESREVPFDRVRDFAVGAAESRDDLGYLEVSFPAQLLRDDIVLVDTPGVNDLSLTRAEITYGYVPRSDAVLFVLDAGQPLKESERQFLQHQLIEKNRDKIVFVVAKTDIWSEAERSEALDYVRRRLAELVQEPPIFPVRAQAALRGEHDASGIPELVAHLQRFLAEERGALMLSNASQEGLNAAATLARGLEARRRAATFSVEQLTRRIELLEKDLAGHEETIESRRLAIREEVGAIKAWARRDLDRFCDDVLAQLPGLLERSRGEDLKQHLGPFLEHAFRGWAEAETQEIASALEKLAEKMVALAREDADDVGRRVGEAMGTELKTPAIEVDRFAYDVGIFAVLSVGMGVLFANALLGGILLAAAPALALWNRGRTEAEIKKRALELAPVVLRETAAKVAPQIDQMVDESAEHLDNWVRTAGEELHREVIEVLQSVRRAKDGGERDADAERARCDEMGARLQGVTDALTAFHAAVSGKGAAS, encoded by the coding sequence ATGTTCAACGACTTTCAAGAACAGAAGCGAGTGGGTCTGGAGCATCTGGTTGCGCTGACGACACTGGCGCGAGAGGTGGGCGCGGAGTCCCTGGCGCAGCGGGTCCAGAGCGACGTGGTCGACAAGCTGGAGCAAGGGCGCTTCCACCTGGTCGTGGTCGGCGAGTTCAACCACGGCAAGACGACGTTCGTGAACGCCCTCTTGGGGGACGCGGTGTTGCCCGTGGGCGTGACGCCGACGACGGCGTTGATTCACCACATCGTGTGGGGCGACGAGCGCAGCGCGCGACGCGTGGGCTCGGGTGGAGAAAGCCGCGAAGTGCCCTTCGACAGGGTCCGGGATTTCGCCGTCGGGGCGGCGGAGAGCCGCGACGATCTGGGCTACTTGGAGGTGAGCTTTCCGGCACAGTTGTTACGCGACGACATCGTGTTGGTGGACACCCCCGGTGTGAACGACCTGTCGCTGACGCGCGCGGAAATCACCTACGGTTACGTGCCTCGTTCGGACGCGGTGTTGTTCGTGCTGGATGCTGGACAGCCCCTCAAAGAGAGCGAGCGACAGTTCTTGCAGCACCAGCTGATCGAGAAGAATCGCGACAAGATCGTGTTCGTGGTGGCCAAAACCGACATCTGGTCCGAGGCCGAGCGCAGTGAAGCCCTCGACTACGTGCGCCGGCGCTTGGCGGAGTTGGTGCAAGAGCCGCCGATCTTCCCCGTGCGAGCGCAGGCCGCCTTGCGCGGGGAGCACGACGCCAGCGGCATTCCCGAGCTGGTCGCGCATTTGCAGCGCTTCTTGGCGGAAGAACGCGGGGCCCTCATGCTCTCCAATGCTTCGCAAGAAGGGCTGAACGCCGCGGCGACGTTGGCTCGCGGCCTCGAAGCCCGCCGTCGCGCGGCCACCTTCAGCGTGGAGCAGCTGACGCGGCGCATCGAGCTGTTGGAGAAGGACCTGGCGGGTCATGAAGAGACGATCGAATCCCGGCGCCTCGCGATCCGCGAAGAGGTCGGAGCCATCAAGGCCTGGGCGCGACGCGATCTGGATCGCTTCTGCGACGACGTCCTGGCGCAGCTGCCCGGACTCTTGGAGCGCTCTCGCGGGGAGGACTTGAAGCAGCACCTGGGGCCGTTTCTGGAGCACGCCTTCCGCGGCTGGGCCGAGGCGGAAACCCAAGAGATCGCGTCGGCCTTGGAAAAGCTGGCGGAGAAGATGGTGGCCCTGGCGCGCGAGGACGCCGATGACGTCGGTCGCCGCGTGGGCGAAGCCATGGGCACTGAGCTCAAGACGCCGGCAATCGAGGTGGACCGCTTCGCCTACGACGTGGGGATCTTCGCAGTGCTGAGCGTGGGCATGGGCGTGCTCTTCGCCAATGCGCTCTTGGGCGGCATCCTGCTGGCCGCGGCGCCCGCGCTGGCGTTGTGGAACCGCGGTCGCACCGAGGCGGAAATCAAGAAGCGAGCGTTGGAGCTCGCGCCCGTGGTGCTGCGCGAGACAGCGGCGAAAGTGGCGCCGCAGATCGACCAGATGGTGGACGAGAGCGCAGAGCACTTGGACAACTGGGTGCGCACCGCTGGCGAAGAGCTGCACCGAGAAGTGATTGAAGTGCTCCAGTCCGTGCGTCGTGCCAAAGACGGCGGCGAGCGCGATGCGGATGCGGAGCGCGCCCGCTGTGACGAGATGGGCGCGCGCCTGCAGGGCGTGACCGACGCATTGACCGCCTTTCATGCGGCAGTGTCGGGCAAAGGAGCCGCGTCGTGA
- a CDS encoding M48 family metallopeptidase has translation MARVGELDFEGFVQGRRAARPGMRASGDDHAYAYAWDRTTRAAFERVKPVELAVAAGVRMFKHIGKAQLLGQAVKVSPRQFPRVHALAESCAQTLGIATPTLYVVNNPHLNAATYGTNDDSFIMVHSALVDHLSDEELLSVIGHECGHIHNNHVVYLTAMHYLTHMAGVLVRSVGLPALLALRAWSRRAEVTCDRAGALCARDLNVALRALTKLALGSQKLYEQLDIDAFLEQHEEAKESVGRFSEVLATHPWLPKRVLALRTFGESQLFRQHVGLGDDGLSMEDVDRQVHEVVKVVG, from the coding sequence GTGGCAAGAGTCGGTGAGCTGGATTTCGAGGGATTCGTGCAGGGGCGCCGTGCAGCGCGCCCGGGCATGCGGGCAAGCGGTGACGACCATGCCTACGCCTACGCCTGGGATCGCACCACGCGGGCGGCGTTCGAACGAGTCAAGCCCGTGGAACTGGCCGTGGCTGCAGGCGTGCGCATGTTCAAGCACATTGGCAAAGCGCAGCTGCTAGGACAGGCGGTCAAGGTCAGCCCGCGGCAGTTCCCCCGCGTCCATGCCCTGGCGGAAAGTTGCGCGCAGACCCTGGGCATCGCCACACCCACCCTCTACGTGGTCAACAACCCGCACCTGAACGCTGCCACCTACGGCACCAACGACGACTCTTTCATCATGGTTCATTCGGCGCTGGTGGATCACTTGAGCGACGAAGAGCTGCTGAGCGTGATTGGTCACGAGTGCGGTCACATTCACAACAACCACGTGGTGTACCTGACCGCGATGCACTACCTCACGCACATGGCCGGGGTGCTCGTTCGCTCCGTGGGCCTGCCGGCGCTGCTTGCGCTGCGGGCCTGGTCGCGTCGCGCGGAGGTGACTTGTGATCGGGCGGGCGCGCTCTGCGCACGCGACTTGAACGTCGCTCTGCGCGCGTTGACCAAGCTTGCGCTGGGCTCTCAGAAGCTCTACGAGCAGCTGGATATCGACGCCTTCCTGGAGCAGCACGAAGAGGCCAAGGAATCCGTGGGCCGCTTCAGCGAAGTGCTGGCGACCCACCCTTGGCTGCCCAAGCGCGTGCTGGCGCTCAGAACCTTTGGCGAAAGCCAGCTGTTCCGCCAGCACGTGGGCCTCGGCGATGACGGCCTGAGCATGGAAGACGTGGATCGCCAGGTTCACGAAGTAGTCAAAGTCGTGGGTTGA
- a CDS encoding homoserine kinase: MARLTPLSQSEAAELLLPLGLQPESLAALDAGSVNSNFRFEARGQRYFLRIYEEQGEAGARAELELLDALASAGVPVARALAQGAEPFLAIHAGKAVAVFPWLEGESLCQARVDATRCEALGRALGRMHAAPHGALPTGRFGVEALQARFERVRVEAPALAADAAVASAALTQVAARRRERLPEGLCHGDLFRDNVLWQRARLVALLDFESASSGPWVYDLAVCIHAWCFADDFVPELCRALLAGYQAERPLSEVERESFGVEAAFAALRFVATRMTDYSMRAAPGEPPLRDYRRFLARYRAVEQGRLQAMLAFPH; encoded by the coding sequence ATGGCGCGACTGACACCGCTGTCGCAATCCGAAGCAGCCGAGCTGCTGCTGCCGCTCGGGCTCCAGCCAGAATCGCTTGCTGCCCTCGATGCGGGCAGCGTCAACTCGAATTTCCGCTTCGAAGCCAGGGGCCAGCGCTACTTCCTGCGCATCTACGAGGAGCAGGGCGAGGCCGGCGCGCGAGCGGAGCTGGAATTGCTAGACGCCTTGGCCAGCGCCGGAGTGCCCGTGGCGCGAGCGCTCGCTCAGGGCGCCGAGCCGTTCTTGGCAATCCACGCAGGCAAGGCCGTAGCGGTGTTTCCCTGGCTCGAGGGTGAGTCGCTGTGTCAGGCGCGCGTCGACGCCACGCGCTGTGAGGCCTTGGGCCGCGCGCTCGGACGCATGCACGCTGCCCCCCACGGTGCGCTGCCAACGGGGCGCTTTGGAGTGGAGGCGCTGCAGGCGCGCTTCGAGCGTGTGCGTGTGGAGGCACCGGCGCTGGCTGCCGATGCGGCCGTCGCGAGCGCCGCGCTGACGCAAGTCGCGGCTCGACGGCGCGAGCGCTTGCCCGAGGGCTTGTGCCACGGCGATTTGTTTCGCGACAACGTGTTGTGGCAACGCGCGCGGCTGGTGGCGCTGCTCGACTTCGAAAGCGCGAGTAGCGGGCCCTGGGTCTACGACTTGGCCGTTTGCATCCATGCCTGGTGCTTTGCCGACGACTTCGTTCCAGAGCTTTGCCGGGCGCTCTTGGCGGGCTACCAGGCCGAGCGGCCGCTGTCCGAAGTGGAGCGCGAGTCCTTCGGCGTGGAAGCTGCCTTCGCGGCGCTGCGCTTCGTGGCGACGCGGATGACCGATTACTCGATGCGCGCCGCCCCGGGCGAGCCGCCGCTGCGGGACTATCGACGCTTTCTGGCGCGTTATCGCGCGGTGGAGCAGGGACGCTTGCAGGCCATGCTCGCCTTCCCGCACTAG
- the hflX gene encoding GTPase HflX yields MPHVVGNTTGLAPSALKALERIYRRRVPADRILTLELARSLSEASRESGRQVGALVHRSGDVDSVIVGSPTGLMLPDIGRLRAAAGRFRALRLVHTHLFNEGLTHDDLVDLTRLRLDLVAAIILSAEGEPKSWTWAYNVPIHEGRGEPFRIEGPVPWGNPGPNFGELIFALEREFAEQARTREVRAKDGRAILVHVGEKRRGGQHRASARLRELASLAETAGVEVVHHVVQLRERIDPKLVLGRGKLEEVVMRAIELDAETLIFDLELTPAQASGIARQTDLKVLDRTQVILDIFAQRAETRDGKLQVELAQLKYTLPRLGQKDDALSRLTGGIGGRGPGETKLEIGRRRARERVTRLERELEQLARQRAERRRRRESSPVALVAIVGYTNAGKSTLLNTLTNAGVLAENRLFATLDTRARQLHLGEGANVVLSDTVGFIREMPRELFAAFRATFEEARDADLLLEVVDASDPEHEEHERTTEKLLQELGLAEIPRIVVWNKTDLLAAEARDTLAQREHDVALSALDRASTRRLLERVRDALELAGDIPKTDDPALLELSVEQVGS; encoded by the coding sequence ATGCCCCACGTCGTCGGTAACACTACGGGGCTCGCACCCAGCGCACTGAAGGCACTGGAGCGCATCTACCGTCGTCGCGTGCCGGCGGATCGCATCCTGACGCTGGAGCTTGCACGCTCTCTCAGCGAAGCTTCACGGGAGAGCGGCCGCCAGGTCGGCGCGCTCGTTCACCGATCCGGCGACGTCGATAGTGTCATCGTCGGCAGCCCCACAGGGCTGATGCTGCCCGACATCGGTCGCCTGCGCGCCGCCGCCGGGCGCTTCCGTGCCCTGCGCCTGGTGCACACGCACCTTTTCAACGAAGGGCTGACTCACGACGATCTGGTCGACTTGACGCGGCTGCGCCTCGATCTGGTGGCCGCGATCATTCTATCCGCCGAAGGCGAACCGAAGAGCTGGACCTGGGCCTACAACGTGCCCATCCACGAAGGGCGCGGCGAACCCTTCCGCATCGAGGGGCCGGTGCCTTGGGGCAACCCGGGACCCAACTTCGGGGAACTCATCTTTGCGCTGGAACGCGAGTTCGCGGAGCAAGCTCGCACCCGTGAGGTACGAGCCAAGGACGGACGCGCGATCCTGGTTCACGTCGGTGAAAAACGCCGCGGCGGACAGCATCGCGCCAGCGCGCGCCTTCGCGAGCTCGCCAGTCTCGCCGAGACGGCCGGCGTGGAGGTCGTGCACCACGTCGTGCAGTTGCGGGAGCGCATCGATCCAAAGCTGGTGCTGGGCAGAGGCAAGCTCGAGGAAGTGGTGATGCGCGCCATCGAGCTGGATGCCGAAACCCTGATTTTCGATCTGGAGCTGACTCCCGCCCAAGCCAGTGGCATCGCACGTCAAACGGACTTGAAGGTGCTCGATCGCACTCAGGTCATTCTGGACATCTTCGCGCAGCGAGCAGAGACGCGCGATGGCAAGCTGCAGGTGGAGCTAGCGCAGCTGAAGTACACGCTGCCGCGGCTGGGTCAGAAGGACGACGCGCTCAGTCGCCTCACAGGTGGCATCGGCGGTCGCGGCCCCGGCGAAACCAAGCTCGAGATCGGTCGCCGGCGCGCGCGCGAACGGGTCACGCGCCTCGAGCGGGAGCTCGAGCAACTCGCTCGACAACGCGCCGAACGCCGCCGGCGCCGTGAAAGCTCGCCCGTCGCCCTGGTGGCCATCGTCGGCTACACCAACGCGGGCAAGAGCACCTTGCTCAACACCCTCACGAACGCTGGAGTGCTGGCGGAAAACCGCCTCTTCGCCACGCTGGACACCCGTGCGCGTCAGTTGCACCTGGGCGAGGGTGCAAACGTGGTGCTCAGCGACACCGTGGGCTTCATTCGCGAGATGCCACGCGAGCTCTTCGCCGCCTTCCGCGCCACCTTCGAGGAAGCGCGGGACGCCGACCTGCTGCTCGAAGTCGTGGACGCTTCGGATCCCGAGCACGAAGAACACGAGCGCACGACGGAAAAGCTCTTGCAAGAACTCGGCTTGGCCGAGATCCCCCGCATCGTGGTGTGGAACAAGACGGATCTCCTGGCTGCCGAAGCGCGCGACACTCTGGCCCAGCGCGAACACGACGTCGCCTTGTCTGCGCTGGATCGCGCATCGACGCGACGGCTGCTCGAACGCGTCCGCGATGCGCTGGAGCTCGCCGGGGACATCCCAAAAACTGACGACCCCGCCCTACTCGAACTCAGCGTCGAACAAGTCGGCAGCTGA
- a CDS encoding protein kinase: MSAQAPERVGRYLLHGEIASGGMARVYLASLEGSAGFARRVAVKRLHGHLAAEPEWVAMFIDEARLAGRIHHPNVVATLDAISEAGELMLVMEYVHGETLARLQRAGGWHKVPPHIACAIMVGVLRGLHAAHETRDETGRLLRLVHRDVSPQNVLVGVDGVPRLSDFGVAKAEARLQSTQDGQLKGKLGYMSPEQILGKDVDRRSDIFAASVVLWEMLAGRRLFTGEASGGVLMAAVSAAVHPPSAFNSEVTPALDAVVLQGLSKIVEQRFDTAEAMAQALSEVQSTAEVDEVGRWVEERAANTLRTREQLLSAMSARRAGTEVTSPAVTVVPHSASAGRAKRRWVPAVALVGGVAVLAVPAVGWIGSGNDAPPRLGRVAVSVMVPTLDVAGLTSATAAHASDKLPVDGATPTPKAPSVAAAPRAVTPRTTAPRPAPKAKPKDGCNPPYEVLSDGVRRWKARCL, encoded by the coding sequence GTGTCGGCCCAGGCCCCAGAACGTGTCGGACGCTATTTGCTCCACGGCGAAATCGCGTCGGGGGGCATGGCGCGGGTGTACCTGGCAAGTCTAGAGGGCTCGGCTGGTTTCGCGCGTCGCGTGGCGGTGAAGCGACTGCACGGGCACTTGGCTGCGGAGCCCGAATGGGTGGCCATGTTCATCGATGAGGCCCGGCTGGCTGGGCGCATCCACCATCCCAACGTCGTGGCTACCTTGGACGCCATCAGCGAGGCGGGGGAGCTGATGCTGGTGATGGAGTACGTGCATGGCGAAACCCTCGCTCGGCTGCAGCGCGCGGGCGGCTGGCACAAAGTGCCTCCGCACATTGCGTGCGCGATCATGGTGGGGGTACTGAGGGGTCTGCACGCCGCCCACGAGACCCGCGACGAGACCGGGCGACTGCTGCGCTTGGTACATCGGGACGTGTCCCCGCAGAACGTGCTCGTGGGTGTGGATGGCGTGCCGCGACTTTCCGACTTCGGCGTGGCCAAGGCCGAGGCGAGGCTGCAATCGACTCAGGATGGACAACTCAAAGGCAAGCTGGGCTACATGTCGCCCGAGCAGATCCTGGGCAAGGACGTCGATCGGCGCAGCGACATCTTCGCCGCGTCGGTCGTGTTGTGGGAGATGCTTGCCGGTCGCAGGTTGTTCACGGGTGAAGCGTCGGGCGGTGTGCTGATGGCCGCCGTGAGCGCGGCGGTGCACCCACCCAGCGCTTTCAACAGCGAGGTGACGCCTGCTCTCGACGCCGTGGTGCTGCAGGGCTTGAGCAAGATCGTGGAGCAACGCTTCGACACCGCGGAAGCGATGGCGCAGGCGCTGAGCGAGGTACAGTCGACAGCGGAGGTCGACGAGGTGGGTCGCTGGGTCGAGGAACGCGCGGCGAACACGCTGCGGACCCGGGAGCAGTTGCTGTCCGCGATGTCTGCGCGGCGCGCGGGCACGGAAGTCACCTCTCCGGCAGTGACGGTGGTTCCCCACTCGGCCAGCGCCGGGCGCGCGAAGCGGCGCTGGGTGCCTGCTGTAGCGCTGGTGGGGGGCGTCGCGGTCCTGGCCGTGCCCGCAGTCGGATGGATTGGATCGGGAAACGACGCTCCGCCGCGGTTGGGTCGCGTCGCGGTCAGCGTGATGGTCCCGACGCTGGATGTCGCCGGTCTGACTTCCGCGACCGCTGCGCACGCGTCGGACAAGCTGCCTGTGGACGGGGCGACTCCGACGCCGAAGGCGCCATCGGTCGCTGCGGCGCCCCGAGCCGTCACGCCACGGACGACCGCTCCGCGGCCGGCACCCAAGGCGAAGCCCAAGGACGGCTGCAATCCGCCGTATGAAGTGCTTTCGGATGGAGTCCGACGATGGAAAGCACGCTGTCTGTGA
- a CDS encoding sigma 54-interacting transcriptional regulator: protein MNARDDRTLTHTGGAPAERRIVAFWDGGSAVAALPSSGRMSLGRGAGCDLVIDAASVSRIHATLTAKEDRLTLEDLDSSNGTFVNDRRLAPREQVRLGAGDTVRLGSVTVLVGGSASSGADAPAAAGTPNLPVTAATAPTVAVDPGTQEVFRLARAAAAGRISVLIVGETGVGKERVAELVHTASARSAGPFTRLNCAAIPENLFESTLFGAERGAFTGATAAKAGALEATDGGTLFLDEVSEIPLACQAKLLRALESGEVLRVGSFSPRTVDVRYVAATNRDPAELVSEGGFREDLLYRLNGLTIRVPPLRERPLDLEPLAQQMLAELSGGRQGKLSDAVLQRLRQYSWPGNVRQLRNVVERAVLMAGGQPVGVEHLPVELEIDAAGAPPSTSLRADLGSLERARIIEALEACGGNQTRAAQMLGMPRRTLVSRIEAHGIPRPRKGK from the coding sequence GTGAACGCTCGCGATGATCGCACCCTGACCCACACCGGGGGAGCCCCGGCCGAGCGACGCATCGTCGCTTTCTGGGACGGCGGCAGTGCGGTCGCTGCTTTGCCCAGCTCCGGCAGGATGTCCTTGGGGCGCGGTGCAGGATGCGATCTCGTCATCGACGCGGCGTCCGTGTCGCGCATCCACGCCACCCTCACGGCGAAGGAAGATCGACTGACGCTGGAAGATCTGGACAGCTCGAACGGGACTTTCGTCAACGATCGTCGTCTGGCGCCACGAGAGCAGGTGCGGCTCGGGGCTGGGGACACGGTACGTCTCGGATCCGTCACTGTCTTGGTAGGGGGCTCGGCATCGAGCGGCGCCGATGCGCCGGCAGCGGCGGGTACGCCGAATTTGCCCGTGACGGCCGCGACGGCGCCGACCGTCGCCGTGGATCCGGGGACCCAGGAGGTGTTTCGCCTGGCGCGGGCGGCGGCCGCAGGTCGGATCAGCGTGCTGATCGTGGGTGAGACCGGCGTCGGTAAGGAGCGAGTTGCCGAGCTGGTGCACACGGCGTCGGCGCGCAGTGCGGGGCCGTTCACGCGTCTCAACTGTGCTGCCATTCCCGAGAACTTGTTCGAAAGTACGTTGTTTGGCGCGGAGCGCGGTGCGTTCACGGGCGCGACGGCAGCAAAGGCGGGGGCGCTGGAGGCGACGGATGGTGGCACCCTGTTCCTGGACGAGGTCAGCGAAATCCCGCTTGCGTGTCAGGCCAAGCTCCTTCGCGCTTTGGAATCGGGCGAGGTCTTGCGCGTCGGCAGCTTCTCGCCGCGCACGGTCGACGTGCGCTATGTCGCGGCAACGAATCGCGATCCCGCAGAGTTGGTCAGTGAGGGTGGGTTTCGTGAGGACTTGCTGTACCGCCTGAACGGGTTGACCATCCGCGTCCCGCCGTTGCGCGAGCGCCCCCTGGATCTCGAGCCCCTCGCGCAGCAGATGCTCGCGGAGCTGAGCGGTGGGCGGCAGGGCAAGCTTTCCGATGCCGTGCTGCAGCGTTTGCGCCAGTACTCTTGGCCCGGCAACGTCCGACAGTTGCGTAACGTCGTCGAAAGGGCCGTGTTGATGGCTGGGGGGCAGCCCGTCGGGGTCGAGCATTTGCCGGTCGAGTTGGAGATCGACGCGGCCGGCGCTCCGCCCAGCACTTCGTTGAGGGCCGACTTGGGGAGTCTGGAGCGAGCACGCATCATCGAGGCGCTCGAGGCCTGCGGCGGAAATCAGACCCGGGCCGCGCAAATGCTGGGGATGCCCCGCCGAACCTTGGTCAGCCGCATCGAAGCCCACGGAATTCCGCGACCTCGCAAAGGCAAGTGA
- a CDS encoding LamG domain-containing protein, with translation MTLRPWLWLPAISVLGCTLGYSEDELAGGTRPTAASACADYRSAVAADAPLLWHSLDARGAEADATLNSGITCSFGENVEFESDDRAEGCVGTRSVHVGFDPPSGARGFFTCEGAALGFSGSTGFTFEVWLMLPAALQGFPRIMSREWLSANGREGYDVLVAADGAELQFERWNADDSDGAYASLAPLLTTGFHHLVASYDGVTASLYVDGGLRSSAASVKQIASDPSARFALGIAGYLVGEPGQGMDARFDEAAVYAGALSADRVLEHYRQGRGQ, from the coding sequence ATGACCCTTCGTCCCTGGCTCTGGCTGCCAGCGATCAGCGTGCTGGGCTGCACTTTGGGCTACTCCGAGGACGAGCTCGCAGGTGGCACTCGGCCGACGGCTGCCAGCGCGTGCGCCGACTATCGCAGCGCGGTAGCTGCGGACGCGCCGCTGCTGTGGCACTCCCTGGACGCGCGCGGGGCGGAGGCCGACGCGACGCTGAACTCCGGTATCACGTGCTCGTTCGGTGAGAACGTGGAGTTCGAGAGCGACGATAGGGCGGAGGGTTGCGTTGGCACGCGCTCCGTACACGTCGGCTTCGATCCGCCGTCAGGTGCGCGCGGCTTCTTCACCTGCGAGGGCGCAGCTCTCGGCTTCTCTGGTAGCACCGGCTTCACCTTCGAAGTTTGGCTGATGCTTCCTGCTGCGCTCCAGGGCTTTCCGCGCATCATGAGCCGAGAGTGGCTGTCAGCGAATGGGCGCGAGGGTTACGACGTGCTGGTTGCCGCGGACGGGGCGGAGCTGCAGTTCGAACGTTGGAACGCCGATGATTCCGATGGCGCTTATGCGTCGCTCGCACCGCTGCTGACGACCGGCTTCCACCACCTGGTGGCGAGCTATGACGGCGTGACCGCGAGTCTCTACGTCGACGGGGGTCTTCGCAGTAGCGCGGCGTCGGTGAAACAGATCGCGAGCGATCCCAGCGCACGGTTCGCGCTTGGCATTGCAGGCTACTTGGTGGGCGAGCCCGGACAAGGCATGGACGCTCGCTTCGATGAGGCGGCAGTCTATGCGGGCGCGCTATCAGCGGACCGCGTACTCGAGCATTACCGCCAAGGGCGCGGGCAGTGA